GGCTGatgaaataaagtattttcaGCTCTGAAGATgttggttttaaaatgtaaatgttaatataatctgtatatttatttccaaatattttatacattgtGGACTTTGACTTACTGCAAGCTGTGCATTTTAAtatcaattaaatataaatattatgcCTACCAAAAGATAGTACAACTATCTGTAGAGTTGAAAGCTGAGGAATCCTTTAGCAATTATCATGTCTACcaaatttatgtttaaaaacaaaatgcttttatAGTTCAGGACAAGAAACCAGGAAAATATGCACAGGTTTAGAATCAGCTTTAATTCAACAATACAGGGATTCTAAATggcgtctcacacacacaaactaataataaaacaatattagttGAGATAACGAAGGTCTCAAAACTAGATTTTGATTGATAACCTCTTGAGTAATAAAGCACACATGAAGGCAGTTGATATTGTGATTTAGTGCTGCAGATTCTCAAATATAATGACAATGGATCATATCACCATCGCATCTGCTACACTGTGAACATGGGGTTTACTGGGCAGCTGGAGGCCCAGGGCAGCCGGTCAATCATCCCGGGCCAATCAGAGCGCATCAAAGGGTTTCATAATTCAAGAGTCCCTTTTTTCATCTATCTGGTTATACTCTGTGAGTCTGGTGGCCTCAGGTTTACAATGTGTTCTCTACTGTAGCCTACAAGCTGTGGTCTGCGTTGATAGATTTCTGTTGTCCTGATGGCATTGTCAAATGAAATGACACTCTGTTATTCAGTGGTAGTTCCAGCCTGATCCTCTGTCTGACCCTCTCCTCTTCACAGACCCTCACCACCCAGTGATGACAAAACAACTCCCAACACAAAGCTCTCATTTTTCTATTCCTTCACCTTCACACGCAGAAAGAGGACAGGGGAAGCGGAGATATTATGGTTAAGCAACCTTAAAAGTTGCTgaattacaaatattttttgacatttggaCAAAttccaaatgtcaaaatatcCAGATATTATCTTTAATAAATTGAGACGCATAGTTTTAATGTTAGTTATACAATAAgagctttgtttcttttcttgagACGTTTAGGGAAAATATGTATATTGCCTTAACTGCTGAACATCCGCGTGGTGCATGATCACGACACTTGATAACAACTGACTAAGGCTCTTTGATTACTGCACAACAAGTTGCCCATGAGCAAGACATCGGCAGAATCCTGACAGTAGCTCAGCTCCTGGCAGTCGACATGGAGATTCatgaaggaaaaataaaagcacagacaCTGAGCAGTCTTTTCTTCCACTCAGAATCTTTTTGCTCCCTAACGTCCCTGAAGCTCACGTCCTTACGAGCCGTGTTAGATTGATATCAGGTTGTCTCACGAACTCCGCCCTGGTAGAGGCACCATGACATGCACTGTGTCCTGTTAGCTCACAgagaacataaatatataaatccatTTGCCCTgattaaagaaaatacaactgTAGTGTAGTGTTGAAAActatattcaattaaataaaccTGCAGCATTGTTTAAGGTCAGTCATGATACataattgattaaataataCCACTGTGTTGTTAAaggtgcattcatttatttatttatttattatttaggcAAACTCTCAACACAACATCTGACATATCATCATCCCATAAAGTTGATAAGGTGAATCCACtaacagcagacacagagcaacaggACCGTCCCATCggagctgtgtttgtgtccaatattcactctccttttagctcagGTTTggcctccaccagctcctcagGGAAATATCTGTGTCTTTAGCTGCTACATGCTCCCCTATGTTCATCAGCTGGTCTCCTAccgtgtctgtctgctgttagCTGATGGGCCGGTAGTGTACAAACTGCCGCTACTGGAAACAAGATTGATTAGAAGCTTTAGGAGAGTTTCAATTTAAATGACAAGCTAACAGAGGCTGAGGGGGAACAGCAGGGATAAACTACCAGCATCACTTTATACATTACAGTAATGAGACCCAATGTTAATATAAAGTATTGgttagtgcagctttaactgGGTTGGTTTAGCTTTGGATCCTGACAGCTGCTGAACATGGCTTGTGGCCCCTGATCAAAGTCACATGCAAAGTCACATGTTGGTGGAGGTTCTAGTGTCATCTCTGACACTAGAACATGATTTCATAGTGTACATTTTAAAACGtgtcaaaaacattttgctgtgCCCGATGCCTCGATGACAGTTCTTGGCAGAGGCTCCACCACTCAGACTTCTACAACCTTCAGGATTCTCATATACGTGAAACTTTTCTGTTGATCTTTGATAGAACATCTTAAACCAAAGACTAATGTGATGAAGGCAAATGATGCCAGCAGAAACTTGACGGCAGCGGGTCAGCCTGCATGTGAGCAGCCTCTAACGTCTTTGCAAAGTGCTGCACCATTGTGCACACGTTTGCATTTGCACCCCTCTGTGTAGTGCGTGTTTAGTGCACATCAAATCATGGGATTATTGGGTTTTAATGTTGTACTTCTGCAGCTCATCAGAGCAGAATGTTGGTGATCCAGACATGTTGCTGAATGCCTCACATGGTTCAGTTCTCCATCCTCACTCAGACCACCAAGCTGTATCCTCAGCTGAAAACAAATCAGAGCTCCAGTACTGCGTTGTAAAATGCACTAGAGACCCAAACTATGAGATGTGATAGGGCAGAATTAAAAGGTAGAATCTTTTGATAGTGGCCAGCTGGAAACTTGTTTTTAAGCACATTCTCTGTggataatcaaaataaatacttgagtcatgtaaaaatgaaaatagtgaGGAGTTGACGGTGGGGCCATGTCAACACCTTTAGGAGCAGAGGGACTTGAGTGTGATATTACACACccgattcattcattcattcactgaaTCGTATCGTTgtgctgactgactgattgatgtACATCTTCCTGTGTTGACCAATGGGAGCGTTTGATAGAGAAGACTATCCAGTtctgcaacaacaaacacatacgGCATGGAGGTGTTTGTATTTGCAGTCAGTGGTGATACAGGATGGAGCAGTTAGTGTACATGTGTACAGTTGTGTTTGGATGCAGGTGGTAAGTATTAGATAAAAATTAGCTTCTTGTCCACCCTGAAATCACAACACCGTGTGGAAGAAATCTCACGGATGGTTTCTGGGTGAAAAAAGGCAAAACcagaaagatgtttttattgCACTACGAAGTTGGCTTCACCAATGGTTACTGTCCCAACCAATATCCTCCCTATGCAGAAACCATAGTTCTCATCCGTTTGCCATAACGGCCAGCATTTCACCTTCAACAGTAATGGAAGCAAGCTGACTGATGACTACAGCGGTCCAGATCACACCTACTGGCTATGTTCTCTCCTGAACTCCTCCCCCTGCTCAAAACTTCTACCCAATCAAGCTGTGATGACATCGGACACGGTCTCCATGGACACCGAGCTCAGTGCCCAGTGAACAGGGGGGTATCTACCTTCAGTcctgcagtgtgttttcagcagAGCTCTGAGCAGCCCTCTGCTGTTTCTTCTTGTAGCTGGGCCAGCGGCACACCGGGCAGCAGTGTCTGCCCGCTGCCAGCCACACGGCGATGCAGTGCTGGTGGAAGGCGTGGCCACAGGGCAGACCcatcagcagctcctcctccacgAAGTTCTCCAGACACACCACGCACTCGGAGCACTGCAGCACGCCACAGGGCCACGTCGACCAATCTGTCAGTGGCCCGTCGGCGGAGGATGAGCCTCTGTTCCCATGGCGACAGCAGAAGGACGGACAGCTACTGTCGGCGTCCGTGTCGTTGCGGGCAGACAGCTGCCCGTTGCCGTCCTGGTCGCACAATGACCTCTTGTGTGGAGGGGACTCCATCTGCTccctgctctctgtgtctgaatgtgaactatctgtctcctcctccagcctcccaccacacccctccccctcccccgtGTCCTCACCGACAACTCTGAACCTCCAGGTGGGCAGGGCTTTAATATAGTCCATGTTTATCAAAGGGCGAAGCCAGAGATCGGGGAAAGCCAAACGCTCTAATATGAAGTGGTGGTCATCCTCCCAGTCGGAGTGGTCTGACGGGACCTGCTGCAGCGAGGCGATTGGGACGAGCAGGTAGGAAGTGTACCAGTCCCACAGGCTGGCCAGCCACTCCAGGTTGGTGGTGTTGTCCTCTTGGGTCCTGATGCCGCAGCGGCGTTTCTTCTCAAAGTAGTCGACCAGCAGGCCGTGGGCCAGGTAGGTGGACAGGAAGAGGGCCGGGTGGGATGAGTAGAAGGTCCAGTCAGCTCTCACCAGGCTGGCCAATGTGGTGGTGTCGGCATACCGGAGCAGCTTCAGACTGTAACCGTACAGAGTGTCCAGATAGGGCAGCTGGAGGAGAGCCTAGAGGGGGGATCCATCAGTGATTAGTGGTCAATTCAACAAGAGGTAAGTCTGTGGCTTTAAACAGTCAggggccactttattaggtctATCTTTCTATTAGTGGGGAGGACCCCTGTTTTCCCTCAGAACAGCCTGCTTTCTTGACGACATGGTTTCAACAAGGTGCTGGAAACACATTCTGCTCCATGTtgacattagcattcattagaTTCAGGCCATTTACGTTCACTAAAATCATTGTCATGTTGGTGGAAGCAAGCATGTATATGTCTATTTGGTAACAAGTCTTAAGTATAGTTGGACAATTAccaatgtatgtatgtatgtatgtatgtatgtatgtatgtatgtatgtatgtatgtatatatatatatatatatatatatatatatatatagtacagagatatcctggaagaaaacctcctccagagtgctcaggacctcagactgggccgaaggttcaccttccaacaagacaatgacccgaagcacacagctaaaataacaaaggagtggcttcggaacaagtctgtgaccattcttgactggcccagccagagccctgacctaaacccaattgagcatctctggagagacctgaaaatggctgtccaccaacgttcaccatccaacctgacagaactggagaggatctgcaaggaagaatggcagaggatccccaaatccaggtgtgagacacTTGttgactcatggctgtactagctcaaaagggtgcttctactcaatactgagcaaatggtctgaatacttatgaccatgtgatatttcagtttttcttttttaataaatttgcaaaaaattctacatttctgtttttttctgtcaagatgggttgctgagtgtacattaatgcgaaaaaaaatgaactttttcgattttagcaaatggctgcaatgaaacaaagggtgaaaaatttaaaggggtctgaatactttccgtacccactgtatatacatacacacattaaaatgtatatatatatccctgtCTTTGCTAGCTATTGATGCTGACAGCAGTGTAATGTGAGACCCTTGGTAAGAATGGGTATTGTATTGTAGCCCCTTTGTTCAACAGAGGAAGAATTAGTGGATGAATTCAGTTGTGAGAACTGTGTGGTACGGATGATTTCCTACCAGAACAGGAAGCCAGGACACCAGCAGTATGGAGTTGTAGGTTCCAAGTGTTCGGATCAGAACTACAAATCTCTTCACGGTTGCCCCCTGTCCATGAAAATGAGACATGTTTAAATCAAACTGGACAATAATTACAGAACTAACTGTatttcaccctctctctccagcACTGTATAAAATAATCTGATCAATGGTTACCCAAGTTTACAGCTACTATAACAAAATAAGCAGTACCACAGTGTAGACAAACTTTTACAAAAAGTCTTACATTCACTTCACATCTTACTCATTGTGCACAACGACTCTTTTTAGAGTATATTACTGAATACACCCGTTATTGGTAATGCAGTGTGTAGgcaacattttaatgtcaaagATGGTGCCGATGGAGCTAAACTTTATTAGTTAATATACTTTTAagtatttcatcttttaaaattACACCACATTTCATAAGCTGTTTCTTAAGGtgcaatatttccctttttaaatgtagtggcgtaaaagtataaagtcacattaaatggaaaataattgtaaactttaaaaaatgatatttgagTAAAAGCACTTTGTTAATTTTCACCACTGTGTCCggtaaaaaaacaggaagtgacctgtGTGATGAAGAGGTCCATCCAGGCCAGCAAGTTGATCAGAACCAGACTGAGGACAAACAGATCATTGACCTCCGGCTGGATCGAACGCAGGAAAGTATCCATGGCAGCCAGGGACAAGAACTCCCCGGTACtaaagacaggagaggaggagaggaagaggagggagggggggaagagacaagaagaggaggggagaggagaggaggagacaggtgaagtggatgagaggagagaagaagaggaggggagagaataagaggaggggaaagaaggagaggagagaacgAGCGGAGGGGTagtggatgagaggaggaaaggagaggaggagtagaGCAGAAGTGGAAGAGTgaaggacaggtggacaggaggaaaggaaggagaagagggagaatgAGGGTGATTAATGAaggtgaggaggggaggaaaaagaggaagagggattgagaggaaaagaggtgtgagggggaggaaaagacagacagattaaggacatttgtatttgtttgtaaaaacaataatccaTTATAATTCCCATTTTCAACCTTCACCTGTTGCCATAGCGATAGATGCCCTCGGGCGTCTTGAGAATGTAGGCGGGGCTCTGTGTCACATCGATCTCCGATAGGATGCTGTGGTCGTCCCAGTGACGTACATCCACGAAGATGAACTCGATCCTGCCGGTGAACTTGACAGACAGCGCGGAGAAGAAGGCGGGCGGCTGGGCCAGATGGGCGAACAGAAACATCTTCACCGGGTGGGCCGGGTCGGAGCGCCACTCCTCCGCCAGCTGCTCGGAGCGACGCAGGGTTTTGATTCGATGAGCCACGTGTGAGGTCATCCAGCGGAAGATGTGCTCCGTTTCGATGCGTCGCCCGTCGTACTCCTTCAGCATGACCTTGCCCTTTGACGCTGACGTCTGAGGAACGGACATGACGAGGGTGGAGCGCTGCCAGCCACGCTTGATGCATGACCTGGTGGACACGACACAGAACCAGCATGTCAGTATGACATCACTCTCCttacagagagggagacatgacGTGTGACTTCAGCTTCACCAGCTTACCGCCCATACTGAAACTGATAGGAACACTGATGACAATCACCATACCAATAGTcctttatgcaaataaccacttcagatgacaataacaaattGAAAGGATAACATTGAACATGGTTGACGGCTTTGACTGACTTCAGGGCGGTTGAAACTACTTTTTTGGGACGGTGGTGAGAAAAGCTAGTCTAGAGCCTGGTATTTAAGACAGCAAAACACCAGCAACATCGGCCTATAAGGCTCGTCGGCAATAGGAAGTAAAAACATACAGAAGTagtggaaaaacaaagatgtccaACAGAACAAGAAGACGTCTAAGTTCAGAGTCCAAGTGAGCGTCATTAGTCATGTGCCCTGATAGGAATGAGAAGTGTTGGTGCATTTGAAGAAGGCCCTGCTTCCCACCTGTAGTCATTAGAGCAGTTAAAGGTTCCAGTTCTGATCCCAAACTGAGACACTTTCTGCACCATCTTCCCCCAGTTGGACTGACTGAGCAGGGCTTCCCGGTCCTGGGCAATGACCTGCAGTTACACACAGGGACATGACAGGTCAGACAGCTGATGCTTAACACATCTGTGAACCCTTCTGACCCTaaactcctcttcttctttttagaaCTTCTGAGGACAAAAAGTGGTTAATCATTAACACGCCTCACCCATTTGATGTTGTCAACTAGCTTTATCCTGTTCAAACTAAATATTACAGTGAGGCTTTGTTATTTTGGCCTGTGTGGTCCTGGAGGCAGAACGTGGGATGGAACTTCTTGTTGCCACAGAATGCTGTGACTCCTGTTTGACCGAGTAGAGGACGGGTAGTGGAACACCTGAAATATAGTGGGGGGAGGATGAGCATTCCTGCTGTCTCCTACTGAACACATTGTGATCAAAGGGGGGTTACATAGAACTGCAACAGAAAAGAAGGGCTTACTGTGAAAAACTCTAACAAACTGAACCAGGATCAGTCTCTTACATTTAACTGGGTTGGAGCTAATAGGAGCAAAGAAGGTCAAGTCAGGTTTAATTCACTCATTTGAAACACAGAACTGAGAAATCCTGCACTCACCATGTCAGTTCatagtgaagaagaagaaacgtgACAGGACAAAACTCTGATAGTTGCGGCCACAAAGGAAAACATATAATATTGATAGTAAAGtattacattaaaaactgacaaaatcACTGCAATGAAGAAAGCAAAAAGAGAAGTTATGCAGCATTCTGTAGGCCAGCGGTAATCTCAGACTCAACTATAGATTAAGGGAAATAAGATGTACTCCTGTTTGTCCCTGCACTCTGCTTGTTAGTATGACCTGCTGGGTTAAAGTATTTTATGAGTCCTGAATACTGTCTTCATCTAATAAGTGCTAAAAATTAACATGTACATATGTGAGATGAAGATGCAACGTACTATTAAAGAACTTTGAAGATCAAACAGGACCCCAGCCAGGTAACTAATGGCATTAATGCATCAGACTCATGTTAGCAGTACAGAGGATCTGTCATCACAGTGTTTCAGTCTGACAATCGGATGTGTATCTCTTAAAGTtggtttagtgtgtgtgtgtgtgtgtgtgtgtgtgtgtgtgtgtgtgtgtgtgtgtgtgtgtgtgtgtgtgtgtgtgtgtgtgtgtgtgtgttacattcaTAATGGATCTGGAAAGTAAACAGCATTTTCTTAGGTGCAAATTTCAATGTAcctcaacattttctctctgatAAAGACATGTACTTAAAAACAAGGCAACAAAATAGAGTTTCTTtacaaaagaaatgttaatgACATGGACCCTGTGCTGGGCTGAAACCACGGCCACATCTTGGCAGCATCACAGAATAAAGCTTTGTTCCATTTCCTAAGCTGCAACCAGGTGGGCTGCGACCCCACTGACCTGCCTAATAGAAATATATTGACTAAATATACTGTTAATAACTGAAGAGAAATTTGCGCATAAGCAGTGCTCATGAAATTGTGAATGGCTGACTTCCTGTCAGCATGTGAACCAGACTAC
This Anoplopoma fimbria isolate UVic2021 breed Golden Eagle Sablefish unplaced genomic scaffold, Afim_UVic_2022 Un_contig_7987_pilon_pilon, whole genome shotgun sequence DNA region includes the following protein-coding sequences:
- the LOC129116219 gene encoding E3 ubiquitin-protein ligase RNF103-like, with translation MWLKMFFLLLYFILLFMLARIFEAVVWYETGMFATQLVDPVSLSYKKLKTILECRGLGYSGLAEKKDVSELVEKSGELTQGELYSAIKKEKEQTEAGDAITTHFSGEMHFYELVEDTKDGIWLVQVIAQDREALLSQSNWGKMVQKVSQFGIRTGTFNCSNDYRSCIKRGWQRSTLVMSVPQTSASKGKVMLKEYDGRRIETEHIFRWMTSHVAHRIKTLRRSEQLAEEWRSDPAHPVKMFLFAHLAQPPAFFSALSVKFTGRIEFIFVDVRHWDDHSILSEIDVTQSPAYILKTPEGIYRYGNSTGEFLSLAAMDTFLRSIQPEVNDLFVLSLVLINLLAWMDLFITQGATVKRFVVLIRTLGTYNSILLVSWLPVLALLQLPYLDTLYGYSLKLLRYADTTTLASLVRADWTFYSSHPALFLSTYLAHGLLVDYFEKKRRCGIRTQEDNTTNLEWLASLWDWYTSYLLVPIASLQQVPSDHSDWEDDHHFILERLAFPDLWLRPLINMDYIKALPTWRFRVVGEDTGEGEGCGGRLEEETDSSHSDTESREQMESPPHKRSLCDQDGNGQLSARNDTDADSSCPSFCCRHGNRGSSSADGPLTDWSTWPCGVLQCSECVVCLENFVEEELLMGLPCGHAFHQHCIAVWLAAGRHCCPVCRWPSYKKKQQRAAQSSAENTLQD